A window of the Motacilla alba alba isolate MOTALB_02 chromosome 17, Motacilla_alba_V1.0_pri, whole genome shotgun sequence genome harbors these coding sequences:
- the LOC119709234 gene encoding proline-rich protein HaeIII subfamily 1-like: MGLGREQASPAPPRPAIRPPRTKPPLPPPLPPFRPPRSGEWGRCPRCAGGRLAGLLQPPFPPGHGPGRPPRARALPLAARRAGLGGRLPLPSPRRRHHEPLWGQLQPQRARSRRRREKGAESGPAREPRRPAGPALPSAPAPGTAQPDPARPGPARAGPLGAVGPLRAAAPPRRCPAVGLCVCGAGCGLRTPAQRGEKPPGGAVASGSGKGREPGG, encoded by the coding sequence ATGGGGCTGGGGCGGGAGCAGGCgagccccgcgccgccgcggCCTGCGATCCGCCCGCCGCGCACAAAGCCGCCGCTACCGCCGCCGCTGCCTCCTTTCCGCCCTCCCAGGAGCGGCGAGTGGGGGCGATGCCCCCGCTGCGCGGGTGGGCGGCTCGccgggctgctgcagcccccctTCCCCCCGGGGCATGGGCCGGGGCGGCCGCCGCGGGCACGGGCGCTGCCGCTAGCGGCGCGGCGCGCAGGGCTGGGCGGGCGCCTCCCGCTGCCGAgcccgcgccgccgccatcACGAGCCGCTctgggggcagctccagccGCAGCGCGCTCGCAGCCGGCGGCGCCGGGAGAAAGGGGCTGAGTCTGGCCCGGCGCGGGagccccgccgcccggccggccccgcgcTGCCCTCCGCCCCCGCGCCGGGCACCGCGCAGCCCgacccggcccggcccggcccggcgcgcgCGGGGCCGCTCGGCGCCGTGGGGCCGCTCCGCGCCGCGGCGCCCCCCAGGAGGTGTCCCGCGGTGGGGCTGTGCGTGTGTGGGGCGGGGTGCGGGCTCCGGACCCCGGCCCAGCGCGGGGAGAAGCCCCCGGGCGGCGCGGTGGCCTCCGGCTCAGGCAAGGGGCGAGAGCCCGGCGGGTGA